Proteins from one Malania oleifera isolate guangnan ecotype guangnan chromosome 4, ASM2987363v1, whole genome shotgun sequence genomic window:
- the LOC131153357 gene encoding probable RNA helicase SDE3 isoform X1: protein MDLVFINYSILQLEFYDNLKWMIIFVNMSFSLVMEKTNNDGWDEISVFGDKGGIGFIDFADDKSISECDLSEEGPVVISFPFPFIQGMPRSVLVGETSKHSITLENTTSNPVELWSVRIYCSNPPDSFTLSLMEPPSSDSDTEQIQAFVEGYCLEDRVLLPRKTLTIWLSCKPKDIGLHTSVIYFGVGDHRIERVVFLLAEDQVSQSLASKKPFSRVPRGRQFVMPPTVASKNPFSRVPRRRQFVTDEFNVTSRPGKATTHQRFMYKLPDFPIPNDVRELLKDKQIPKVITEGLMRHNYAAYFTTLIIMEELHLEGEMRCHDMNNVMMMRRGLEVLALEVPGLAERRPSLLIGDFIFAKLVSQCADNSTYHQGSICRVEADEVLLRFPKKFCMSHRNGNLYSVRFTYDRLNMRRLYQAVQVAETLDKGFLFPSQLSNRRSIKASSVVPYTSVNKEQLTCVEMILGCNGAPPYVIHGAPGTGKTLTLVEAILQLYTTRKSSRILVCAASNSAADHILEKLINNEFVGVKEQEIFRLNARSRPYDDVQPNHIRFCFCQELVFKCPPFKALMRYKIIISTYMSASFLYAEGIQRGHFSHIFLDEAGQASEPEAMIPISGLAQRSTVVVLAGDHMQLGPTIYSKDAEAFGLGKSYQQRLFECKFYCSGDENYVTKLVRNYRSSPAILDLPSKLFYGGQLIACKEDTSSSSMNSWESILPNKEFPLLFIGIQGCDEREGTNPSWFNRIEASKVVEIIKKLRESTEVSEADIGVITPYRQQVLKITRALESLDMPNVKVGSVEQFQGQEREVIIVSTVRSTNKHNEFDRIYCLGFLSNPKRFNVAITRAKSLLIIVGNPHVVSKDPYWDKLLRLCSANNSYQGCPLPERQINADEG, encoded by the exons ATGGATTTGGTTTTCATTAATTATAGCATATTGCAGTTAGAATTCTATGATAATCTGAAATGGATGATCATTTTTGTTAATATGAGTTTCAGCTTAGTGATGGAAAAGACCAACAATGATGGCTGGGATGAGATCTCAGTCTTTGGCGACAAGGGTGGAATTGGGTTCATTGATTTTGCAGATGATAAATCAATATCTGAGTGTGACCTGAGTGAAGAAGGTCCTGttgtcatttcatttccattccctTTCATACAAGGAATGCCCCGGTCTGTCCTTGTTGGAGAAACTTCGAAACATTCAATTACTTTAGAGAACACCACTAGCAATCCAGTAGAACTTTGGTCAGTTAGGATATACTGTTCAAATCCTCCCGATTCTTTCACTTTATCTCTGATGGAACCACCGTCATCAGATTCAGATACAGAACAAATCCAGGCATTTGTAGAGGGGTATTGTCTAGAGGATAGAGTACTTTTACCACGAAAGACTTTAACTATCTGGTTGTCTTGCAAACCAAAGGACATTGGATTGCATACATCTGTAATTTATTTCGGTGTGGGGGACCATAGGATTGAGCGTGTGGTTTTCCTTTTGGCTGAAGATCAGGTGTCCCAATCTCTGGCTTCAAAGAAGCCTTTTTCAAGAGTTCCAAGAGGAAGACAGTTTGTCATGCCCCCAACTGTGGCTTCGAAGAATCCTTTTTCAAGAGTTCCAAGAAGAAGACAGTTTGTCACTGATGAGTTCAACGTCACTTCTCGTCCCGGTAAGGCGACTACCCATCAGCGATTTATGTACAAGCTTCCTGACTTTCCAATTCCAAATGATGTTAGAGAGTTGTTGAAGGATAAACAGATTCCGAAGGTAATTACAGAAGGTTTGATGAGGCATAATTATGCTGCGTACTTCACCACACTAATTATAATGGAGGAGCTACATTTGGAG GGAGAAATGAGATGTCATGACATGAATAATGTCATGATGATGAGAAGAGGGCTTGAGGTCTTGGCTCTTGAGGTCCCAGGTCTGGCTGAGAGAAGGCCTTCTCTTCTAATTGGCGACTTCATTTTTGCAAAGCTTGTCTCTCAATGTGCAGACAACTCCACGTACCATCAG GGTTCCATATGTCGTGTTGAGGCTGATGAGGTGCTTTTAAGATTTCCCAAAAAATTCTGCATGTCTCATCGAAATGGAAATCTCTACAGTGTTCGATTCACTTACGACCGATTGAACATGAGGAGGTTGTATCAGGCTGTCCAAGTGGCAGAGACTTTAGATAAAGGCTTTCTCTTTCCATCTCAATTGAGCAACAGAAGATCGATTAAAGCATCTTCAGTTGTACCGTATACTAGTGTCAATAAGGAGCAGCTGACTTGTGTTGAAATGATCCTTGGTTGCAATGGTGCTCCTCCCTATGTGATCCATGGTGCTCCAGGTACAGGCAAGACACTGACCTTGGTGGAAGCGATCTTACAATTATATACAACAAGAAAGAGCTCTCGAATTCTTGTGTGTGCCGCTTCAAATAGTGCAGCAGATCATATACTAGAGAAGCTAATTAACAATGAATTTGTTGGAGTGAAAGAGCAGGAGATATTTAGGCTAAATGCTCGCAGTCGCCCTTATGACGATGTTCAACCAAATCATATTCGCTTTTGTTTTTGTCAAGAATTAGTTTTCAAGTGTCCTCCATTCAAGGCCTTGATGCGTtacaaaatcatcatttctacCTATATGAGTGCATCATTTCTATATGCTGAAGGTATCCAACGTGGCCATTTTTCCCATATCTTCTTGGATGAAGCTGGCCAAGCTTCAGAGCCAGAAGCAATGATCCCTATATCTGGCCTTGCTCAAAGGTCAACAGTAGTTGTATTGGCTGGAGACCACATGCAACTTGGTCCTACTATCTACTCCAAAGATGCAGAAGcttttggtttgggaaaatctTATCAGCAAAGGCTTTTTGAATGCAAATTTTACTGCAGTGGGGATGAAAATTATGTGACTAAACTTGTGAGGAATTACCGCAGTAGCCCGGCGATTCTGGATCTCCCTTCAAAGCTTTTCTATGGGGGGCAATTGATTGCATGTAAGGAAGATACATCCTCTTCATCAATGAACTCCTGGGAAAGCATCCTTCCTAACAAAGAATTTCCTCTTCTTTTTATTGGCATTCAAGGTTGTGATGAGAGAGAAGGAACTAATCCGTCATGGTTTAATCGAATTGAGGCAAGCAAGGTTGTTGAGATCATTAAGAAACTGAGAGAGAGTACGGAAGTGAGTGAGGCAGATATTGGGGTAATAACGCCTTATCGCCagcaagtgctcaaaataaccaGGGCACTTGAAAGTTTGGACATGCCCAATGTTAAGGTTGGTAGTGTTGAGCAATTTCAGGGACAAGAGAGAGAAGTTATAATTGTGTCTACTGTCAGATCAACAAATAAACACAATGAATTTGACAGAATTTACTGTCTTGGATTTCTTAGCAATCCAAAGAGATTTAATGTTGCAATTACCCGGGCCAAGTCTTTACTCATTATTGTTGGAAATCCACATGTAGTCAGCAAG GACCCTTACTGGGACAAGCTTTTAAGGCTTTGCTCTGCCAATAATTCTTACCAGGGCTGTCCTCTCCCAGAAAGGCAAATCAATGCTGATGAAGGGTGA
- the LOC131153357 gene encoding probable RNA helicase SDE3 isoform X2 yields MEKTNNDGWDEISVFGDKGGIGFIDFADDKSISECDLSEEGPVVISFPFPFIQGMPRSVLVGETSKHSITLENTTSNPVELWSVRIYCSNPPDSFTLSLMEPPSSDSDTEQIQAFVEGYCLEDRVLLPRKTLTIWLSCKPKDIGLHTSVIYFGVGDHRIERVVFLLAEDQVSQSLASKKPFSRVPRGRQFVMPPTVASKNPFSRVPRRRQFVTDEFNVTSRPGKATTHQRFMYKLPDFPIPNDVRELLKDKQIPKVITEGLMRHNYAAYFTTLIIMEELHLEGEMRCHDMNNVMMMRRGLEVLALEVPGLAERRPSLLIGDFIFAKLVSQCADNSTYHQGSICRVEADEVLLRFPKKFCMSHRNGNLYSVRFTYDRLNMRRLYQAVQVAETLDKGFLFPSQLSNRRSIKASSVVPYTSVNKEQLTCVEMILGCNGAPPYVIHGAPGTGKTLTLVEAILQLYTTRKSSRILVCAASNSAADHILEKLINNEFVGVKEQEIFRLNARSRPYDDVQPNHIRFCFCQELVFKCPPFKALMRYKIIISTYMSASFLYAEGIQRGHFSHIFLDEAGQASEPEAMIPISGLAQRSTVVVLAGDHMQLGPTIYSKDAEAFGLGKSYQQRLFECKFYCSGDENYVTKLVRNYRSSPAILDLPSKLFYGGQLIACKEDTSSSSMNSWESILPNKEFPLLFIGIQGCDEREGTNPSWFNRIEASKVVEIIKKLRESTEVSEADIGVITPYRQQVLKITRALESLDMPNVKVGSVEQFQGQEREVIIVSTVRSTNKHNEFDRIYCLGFLSNPKRFNVAITRAKSLLIIVGNPHVVSKDPYWDKLLRLCSANNSYQGCPLPERQINADEG; encoded by the exons ATGGAAAAGACCAACAATGATGGCTGGGATGAGATCTCAGTCTTTGGCGACAAGGGTGGAATTGGGTTCATTGATTTTGCAGATGATAAATCAATATCTGAGTGTGACCTGAGTGAAGAAGGTCCTGttgtcatttcatttccattccctTTCATACAAGGAATGCCCCGGTCTGTCCTTGTTGGAGAAACTTCGAAACATTCAATTACTTTAGAGAACACCACTAGCAATCCAGTAGAACTTTGGTCAGTTAGGATATACTGTTCAAATCCTCCCGATTCTTTCACTTTATCTCTGATGGAACCACCGTCATCAGATTCAGATACAGAACAAATCCAGGCATTTGTAGAGGGGTATTGTCTAGAGGATAGAGTACTTTTACCACGAAAGACTTTAACTATCTGGTTGTCTTGCAAACCAAAGGACATTGGATTGCATACATCTGTAATTTATTTCGGTGTGGGGGACCATAGGATTGAGCGTGTGGTTTTCCTTTTGGCTGAAGATCAGGTGTCCCAATCTCTGGCTTCAAAGAAGCCTTTTTCAAGAGTTCCAAGAGGAAGACAGTTTGTCATGCCCCCAACTGTGGCTTCGAAGAATCCTTTTTCAAGAGTTCCAAGAAGAAGACAGTTTGTCACTGATGAGTTCAACGTCACTTCTCGTCCCGGTAAGGCGACTACCCATCAGCGATTTATGTACAAGCTTCCTGACTTTCCAATTCCAAATGATGTTAGAGAGTTGTTGAAGGATAAACAGATTCCGAAGGTAATTACAGAAGGTTTGATGAGGCATAATTATGCTGCGTACTTCACCACACTAATTATAATGGAGGAGCTACATTTGGAG GGAGAAATGAGATGTCATGACATGAATAATGTCATGATGATGAGAAGAGGGCTTGAGGTCTTGGCTCTTGAGGTCCCAGGTCTGGCTGAGAGAAGGCCTTCTCTTCTAATTGGCGACTTCATTTTTGCAAAGCTTGTCTCTCAATGTGCAGACAACTCCACGTACCATCAG GGTTCCATATGTCGTGTTGAGGCTGATGAGGTGCTTTTAAGATTTCCCAAAAAATTCTGCATGTCTCATCGAAATGGAAATCTCTACAGTGTTCGATTCACTTACGACCGATTGAACATGAGGAGGTTGTATCAGGCTGTCCAAGTGGCAGAGACTTTAGATAAAGGCTTTCTCTTTCCATCTCAATTGAGCAACAGAAGATCGATTAAAGCATCTTCAGTTGTACCGTATACTAGTGTCAATAAGGAGCAGCTGACTTGTGTTGAAATGATCCTTGGTTGCAATGGTGCTCCTCCCTATGTGATCCATGGTGCTCCAGGTACAGGCAAGACACTGACCTTGGTGGAAGCGATCTTACAATTATATACAACAAGAAAGAGCTCTCGAATTCTTGTGTGTGCCGCTTCAAATAGTGCAGCAGATCATATACTAGAGAAGCTAATTAACAATGAATTTGTTGGAGTGAAAGAGCAGGAGATATTTAGGCTAAATGCTCGCAGTCGCCCTTATGACGATGTTCAACCAAATCATATTCGCTTTTGTTTTTGTCAAGAATTAGTTTTCAAGTGTCCTCCATTCAAGGCCTTGATGCGTtacaaaatcatcatttctacCTATATGAGTGCATCATTTCTATATGCTGAAGGTATCCAACGTGGCCATTTTTCCCATATCTTCTTGGATGAAGCTGGCCAAGCTTCAGAGCCAGAAGCAATGATCCCTATATCTGGCCTTGCTCAAAGGTCAACAGTAGTTGTATTGGCTGGAGACCACATGCAACTTGGTCCTACTATCTACTCCAAAGATGCAGAAGcttttggtttgggaaaatctTATCAGCAAAGGCTTTTTGAATGCAAATTTTACTGCAGTGGGGATGAAAATTATGTGACTAAACTTGTGAGGAATTACCGCAGTAGCCCGGCGATTCTGGATCTCCCTTCAAAGCTTTTCTATGGGGGGCAATTGATTGCATGTAAGGAAGATACATCCTCTTCATCAATGAACTCCTGGGAAAGCATCCTTCCTAACAAAGAATTTCCTCTTCTTTTTATTGGCATTCAAGGTTGTGATGAGAGAGAAGGAACTAATCCGTCATGGTTTAATCGAATTGAGGCAAGCAAGGTTGTTGAGATCATTAAGAAACTGAGAGAGAGTACGGAAGTGAGTGAGGCAGATATTGGGGTAATAACGCCTTATCGCCagcaagtgctcaaaataaccaGGGCACTTGAAAGTTTGGACATGCCCAATGTTAAGGTTGGTAGTGTTGAGCAATTTCAGGGACAAGAGAGAGAAGTTATAATTGTGTCTACTGTCAGATCAACAAATAAACACAATGAATTTGACAGAATTTACTGTCTTGGATTTCTTAGCAATCCAAAGAGATTTAATGTTGCAATTACCCGGGCCAAGTCTTTACTCATTATTGTTGGAAATCCACATGTAGTCAGCAAG GACCCTTACTGGGACAAGCTTTTAAGGCTTTGCTCTGCCAATAATTCTTACCAGGGCTGTCCTCTCCCAGAAAGGCAAATCAATGCTGATGAAGGGTGA